The following are encoded in a window of Rosa chinensis cultivar Old Blush chromosome 4, RchiOBHm-V2, whole genome shotgun sequence genomic DNA:
- the LOC112201163 gene encoding uncharacterized protein LOC112201163 isoform X2, translating into MKVAVIGSGISGLVSAYVLAKEGVEVVLYEKKDYLGGHARTITYDGVDLDLGLMVFNHVMYPNMMEFFESLGVDMETCDMSFSVSLDKGRGCEWGSRNSFSSLFAEKKNLFNPYFWKMLQEITKFKHDLISYLEVLESNPDIDRNETLGQFIESHHYSELFLEAYLIPMCSAILSCPSEGVISFSAFSVLSVCRNHHLLQFILQLFGGPQWLTIKWGSHCYVKKVKEVLESKGCQIRTGCEVHKVSTTDEGCTVFTGDGFEEIYDGCIIAIQAPDAMRMLGEQATPDELRILGAFQYVYCDIFLHRDKTLMPRNLAAWSALNYLGSTDNKVCLTYWLNQLQNLGETSQPYLVTLNPDHTPNHTLLKWSTSHPVLSVAALKASLELPHIQGKRGIWYCGAYQGYGFHEDGLKAGVAVAHGMLGKGCALLGNPKHMALSLTETAARLFVTRFFRHYISTGCLVLLEEGGTMFTFEGSRKDCSLKSILKVHSPQFYWKVMTQADLGIADAYISGDFSFDDKDRGLLNLFLLLIANRDSNALKSNKKRGWWQPLFITATIASAKCVFQHALRKNSLTQARRNISRHYDLSNELFSLFLGETMMYSTAIFKTEDEDLNTAQLRKISILIDKARIDENHEVLDIGCGWGTFAIEAVKQTGCRYTGITLSEEQLRFAEKKVKNAGLQHRIKFLLCDYRQLPSYHKYDRIISCEMLEHVGHEFMDEFFSCCESVLAKNGLFILQFISMPDEFYDEYLRSSGFMKEYIFPGGCLPSLSRVTSAMATSSRLCVEHLENIGIHYYQTLRCWRKNFLERHSEILALGFNENFIRTWEYYFDYCAAGFKSHTLGDYQIVFSRPGNALTFNNPYKGFPSAY; encoded by the exons ATGAAGGTGGCAGTGATTGGTTCTGGTATTAGTGGTTTGGTCTCAGCCTATGTTCTTGCAAAAGAAGGCGTTGAAGTGGTTCTATATGAGAAAAAAGACTACCTGGGTGGCCATGCCAGGACTATCACATATGATGGCGTTGATTTGGACCTTGGTCTCATGGTCTTCAATCAT GTGATGTATCCAAATATGATGGAGTTCTTTGAGAGCCTTGGAGTTGATATGGAGACATGTGACATGTCCTTCTCAGTGAGTTTAGATAAAGGACGGGGCTGTGAATGGGGTAGTCGAAATAGTTTCTCAAGCTTGTTTGCAGAAAAGAAGAACTTGTTCAACCCATACTTCTGGAAAATGCTTCAAGAAATCACCAAGTTTAAGCATGATTTGATCAG TTATCTTGAGGTGCTTGAGAGTAACCCAGACATTGATCGGAATGAAACCTTGGGGCAGTTTATTGAGTCACATCACTACTCTGAACTATTTCTGGAGGCTTACCTT ATTCCAATGTGTAGTGCAATCTTGTCGTGTCCTTCAGAAGGAGTTATAAGCTTCTCAGCTTTCTCAGTGCTTTCGGTTTGTCGCAATCATCATCTACTTCAG TTTATCTTGCAGCTATTTGGCGGCCCACAATGGCTTACCATCAAATGGGGTTCACATTGTTATGTGAAGAAG GTGAAAGAAGTGTTGGAGAGTAAAGGGTGTCAGATAAGAACCGGCTGTGAGGTGCATAAAGTTTCCACAACTGATGAGG GTTGCACTGTTTTTACTGGAGATGGTTTTGAGGAAATATACGATGGATGCATTATAGCTATCCAAGCCCCCGATGCCATGAGAATGTTAGGAGAACAGGCAACACCTGATGAACTGAGAATACTTGGCGCCTTCCAATATGTGTACTG TGATATTTTCCTTCATCGTGACAAAACTTTAATGCCCCGAAATCTAGCAGCATGGAGTGCATTAAACTATCTTGGAAGTACTGACAACAAAGTATGTTTGACATACTGGCTCAATCAGCTTCAG AACCTCGGTGAAACAAGTCAACCATATCTTGTGACACTCAATCCAGATCATACACCAAACCACACCTTGCTTAAGTGGTCAACAAGCCATCCAGTCCTATCTGTTGCTGCATTGAAAGCTTCGCTGGAGCTTCCTCATATTCAAGGAAAGAGAGGAATTTGGTATTGTGGAGCATACCAGG GTTATGGCTTCCATGAGGATGGGCTAAAG GCTGGAGTGGCTGTAGCACATGGTATGCTTGGAAAAGGCTGTGCCCTATTGGGAAACCCAAAACATATGGCTCTTTCATTGACGGAAACAGCAGCACGCCTATTTGTTACTAGATTTTTTAGACATTATATATCTACCGGATGTTTAGT CTTATTAGAAGAGGGAGGCACAATGTTCACCTTTGAGGGAAGCAGAAAGGACTGTTCTCTAAAATCCATTCTTAAAGTTCACAGTCCTCAGTTTTACTGGAAA gTAATGACACAGGCTGATCTAGGCATTGCAGATGCATATATCAGTGgtgatttttcttttgatgATAAAGACCGAGGTCTTCTAAATCTTTTTCTG CTTCTCATTGCCAATAGAGATTCTAATGCcttaaaatcaaacaagaaaag GGGATGGTGGCAGCCTTTGTTTATCACAGCCACTATAGCGTCAGCCAAATGTGTCTTTCAGCATGCTTTAAGGAAAAATAGTCTTACACAGGCTCGAAGGAACATATCTCGTCATTATGATCTG AGTAATGAACTATTCTCGCTGTTCTTGGGTGAAACGATGATGTACTCCACTGCAATATTTAAG ACAGAAGATGAGGATTTGAATACTGCACAGCTTAGGAAAATCtctattctcattgataag GCTAGAATCGATGAGAACCATGAGGTTCTAGATATTGGTTGTGGTTGGGGAACCTTTGCTATTGAAGCAGTCAAACAAACAGGCTGCAGATACACTGGCATCACTCTATCTGAGGAACAACTTAGATTTGctgaaaagaaagtgaaaaatgcTGGACTTCAG CACCGGATCAAGTTCCTTCTGTGTGACTACCGCCAATTGCCTTCTTACCACAAATATGACAGAATCATATCTTG TGAGATGCTAGAACATGTCGGCCATGAATTTATGGACGAGTTCTTTTCTTGCTGTGAGTCTGTACTGGCAAAAAATGGGCTTTTTATTCTTCAG TTCATATCTATGCCGGATGAATTCTATGATGAGTACCTACGAAGTTCAGGCTTCATGAAGGAATATATATTTCCTGGTGGGTGTCTACCGTCATTAAGTAGGGTAACATCAGCCATGGCCACTTCTTCTAGACTCTG TGTGGAGCACTTGGAAAACATTGGTATTCATTATTATCAAACACTAAGATGTTGGAGAAAGAATTTCTTAGAGAGACACAG
- the LOC112201163 gene encoding uncharacterized protein LOC112201163 isoform X4, whose amino-acid sequence MKVAVIGSGISGLVSAYVLAKEGVEVVLYEKKDYLGGHARTITYDGVDLDLGLMVFNHVMYPNMMEFFESLGVDMETCDMSFSVSLDKGRGCEWGSRNSFSSLFAEKKNLFNPYFWKMLQEITKFKHDLISYLEVLESNPDIDRNETLGQFIESHHYSELFLEAYLIPMCSAILSCPSEGVISFSAFSVLSVCRNHHLLQLFGGPQWLTIKWGSHCYVKKVKEVLESKGCQIRTGCEVHKVSTTDEGCTVFTGDGFEEIYDGCIIAIQAPDAMRMLGEQATPDELRILGAFQYVYCDIFLHRDKTLMPRNLAAWSALNYLGSTDNKVCLTYWLNQLQNLGETSQPYLVTLNPDHTPNHTLLKWSTSHPVLSVAALKASLELPHIQGKRGIWYCGAYQGYGFHEDGLKAGVAVAHGMLGKGCALLGNPKHMALSLTETAARLFVTRFFRHYISTGCLVLLEEGGTMFTFEGSRKDCSLKSILKVHSPQFYWKVMTQADLGIADAYISGDFSFDDKDRGLLNLFLLLIANRDSNALKSNKKRGWWQPLFITATIASAKCVFQHALRKNSLTQARRNISRHYDLSNELFSLFLGETMMYSTAIFKTEDEDLNTAQLRKISILIDKARIDENHEVLDIGCGWGTFAIEAVKQTGCRYTGITLSEEQLRFAEKKVKNAGLQHRIKFLLCDYRQLPSYHKYDRIISCEMLEHVGHEFMDEFFSCCESVLAKNGLFILQFISMPDEFYDEYLRSSGFMKEYIFPGGCLPSLSRVTSAMATSSRLCVEHLENIGIHYYQTLRCWRKNFLERHSEILALGFNENFIRTWEYYFDYCAAGFKSHTLGDYQIVFSRPGNALTFNNPYKGFPSAY is encoded by the exons ATGAAGGTGGCAGTGATTGGTTCTGGTATTAGTGGTTTGGTCTCAGCCTATGTTCTTGCAAAAGAAGGCGTTGAAGTGGTTCTATATGAGAAAAAAGACTACCTGGGTGGCCATGCCAGGACTATCACATATGATGGCGTTGATTTGGACCTTGGTCTCATGGTCTTCAATCAT GTGATGTATCCAAATATGATGGAGTTCTTTGAGAGCCTTGGAGTTGATATGGAGACATGTGACATGTCCTTCTCAGTGAGTTTAGATAAAGGACGGGGCTGTGAATGGGGTAGTCGAAATAGTTTCTCAAGCTTGTTTGCAGAAAAGAAGAACTTGTTCAACCCATACTTCTGGAAAATGCTTCAAGAAATCACCAAGTTTAAGCATGATTTGATCAG TTATCTTGAGGTGCTTGAGAGTAACCCAGACATTGATCGGAATGAAACCTTGGGGCAGTTTATTGAGTCACATCACTACTCTGAACTATTTCTGGAGGCTTACCTT ATTCCAATGTGTAGTGCAATCTTGTCGTGTCCTTCAGAAGGAGTTATAAGCTTCTCAGCTTTCTCAGTGCTTTCGGTTTGTCGCAATCATCATCTACTTCAG CTATTTGGCGGCCCACAATGGCTTACCATCAAATGGGGTTCACATTGTTATGTGAAGAAG GTGAAAGAAGTGTTGGAGAGTAAAGGGTGTCAGATAAGAACCGGCTGTGAGGTGCATAAAGTTTCCACAACTGATGAGG GTTGCACTGTTTTTACTGGAGATGGTTTTGAGGAAATATACGATGGATGCATTATAGCTATCCAAGCCCCCGATGCCATGAGAATGTTAGGAGAACAGGCAACACCTGATGAACTGAGAATACTTGGCGCCTTCCAATATGTGTACTG TGATATTTTCCTTCATCGTGACAAAACTTTAATGCCCCGAAATCTAGCAGCATGGAGTGCATTAAACTATCTTGGAAGTACTGACAACAAAGTATGTTTGACATACTGGCTCAATCAGCTTCAG AACCTCGGTGAAACAAGTCAACCATATCTTGTGACACTCAATCCAGATCATACACCAAACCACACCTTGCTTAAGTGGTCAACAAGCCATCCAGTCCTATCTGTTGCTGCATTGAAAGCTTCGCTGGAGCTTCCTCATATTCAAGGAAAGAGAGGAATTTGGTATTGTGGAGCATACCAGG GTTATGGCTTCCATGAGGATGGGCTAAAG GCTGGAGTGGCTGTAGCACATGGTATGCTTGGAAAAGGCTGTGCCCTATTGGGAAACCCAAAACATATGGCTCTTTCATTGACGGAAACAGCAGCACGCCTATTTGTTACTAGATTTTTTAGACATTATATATCTACCGGATGTTTAGT CTTATTAGAAGAGGGAGGCACAATGTTCACCTTTGAGGGAAGCAGAAAGGACTGTTCTCTAAAATCCATTCTTAAAGTTCACAGTCCTCAGTTTTACTGGAAA gTAATGACACAGGCTGATCTAGGCATTGCAGATGCATATATCAGTGgtgatttttcttttgatgATAAAGACCGAGGTCTTCTAAATCTTTTTCTG CTTCTCATTGCCAATAGAGATTCTAATGCcttaaaatcaaacaagaaaag GGGATGGTGGCAGCCTTTGTTTATCACAGCCACTATAGCGTCAGCCAAATGTGTCTTTCAGCATGCTTTAAGGAAAAATAGTCTTACACAGGCTCGAAGGAACATATCTCGTCATTATGATCTG AGTAATGAACTATTCTCGCTGTTCTTGGGTGAAACGATGATGTACTCCACTGCAATATTTAAG ACAGAAGATGAGGATTTGAATACTGCACAGCTTAGGAAAATCtctattctcattgataag GCTAGAATCGATGAGAACCATGAGGTTCTAGATATTGGTTGTGGTTGGGGAACCTTTGCTATTGAAGCAGTCAAACAAACAGGCTGCAGATACACTGGCATCACTCTATCTGAGGAACAACTTAGATTTGctgaaaagaaagtgaaaaatgcTGGACTTCAG CACCGGATCAAGTTCCTTCTGTGTGACTACCGCCAATTGCCTTCTTACCACAAATATGACAGAATCATATCTTG TGAGATGCTAGAACATGTCGGCCATGAATTTATGGACGAGTTCTTTTCTTGCTGTGAGTCTGTACTGGCAAAAAATGGGCTTTTTATTCTTCAG TTCATATCTATGCCGGATGAATTCTATGATGAGTACCTACGAAGTTCAGGCTTCATGAAGGAATATATATTTCCTGGTGGGTGTCTACCGTCATTAAGTAGGGTAACATCAGCCATGGCCACTTCTTCTAGACTCTG TGTGGAGCACTTGGAAAACATTGGTATTCATTATTATCAAACACTAAGATGTTGGAGAAAGAATTTCTTAGAGAGACACAG
- the LOC112201163 gene encoding uncharacterized protein LOC112201163 isoform X3: MKVAVIGSGISGLVSAYVLAKEGVEVVLYEKKDYLGGHARTITYDGVDLDLGLMVFNHVMYPNMMEFFESLGVDMETCDMSFSVSLDKGRGCEWGSRNSFSSLFAEKKNLFNPYFWKMLQEITKFKHDLISYLEVLESNPDIDRNETLGQFIESHHYSELFLEAYLIPMCSAILSCPSEGVISFSAFSVLSVCRNHHLLQLFGGPQWLTIKWGSHCYVKKVKEVLESKGCQIRTGCEVHKVSTTDEAGCTVFTGDGFEEIYDGCIIAIQAPDAMRMLGEQATPDELRILGAFQYVYCDIFLHRDKTLMPRNLAAWSALNYLGSTDNKVCLTYWLNQLQNLGETSQPYLVTLNPDHTPNHTLLKWSTSHPVLSVAALKASLELPHIQGKRGIWYCGAYQGYGFHEDGLKAGVAVAHGMLGKGCALLGNPKHMALSLTETAARLFVTRFFRHYISTGCLVLLEEGGTMFTFEGSRKDCSLKSILKVHSPQFYWKVMTQADLGIADAYISGDFSFDDKDRGLLNLFLLLIANRDSNALKSNKKRGWWQPLFITATIASAKCVFQHALRKNSLTQARRNISRHYDLSNELFSLFLGETMMYSTAIFKTEDEDLNTAQLRKISILIDKARIDENHEVLDIGCGWGTFAIEAVKQTGCRYTGITLSEEQLRFAEKKVKNAGLQHRIKFLLCDYRQLPSYHKYDRIISCEMLEHVGHEFMDEFFSCCESVLAKNGLFILQFISMPDEFYDEYLRSSGFMKEYIFPGGCLPSLSRVTSAMATSSRLCVEHLENIGIHYYQTLRCWRKNFLERHSEILALGFNENFIRTWEYYFDYCAAGFKSHTLGDYQIVFSRPGNALTFNNPYKGFPSAY; encoded by the exons ATGAAGGTGGCAGTGATTGGTTCTGGTATTAGTGGTTTGGTCTCAGCCTATGTTCTTGCAAAAGAAGGCGTTGAAGTGGTTCTATATGAGAAAAAAGACTACCTGGGTGGCCATGCCAGGACTATCACATATGATGGCGTTGATTTGGACCTTGGTCTCATGGTCTTCAATCAT GTGATGTATCCAAATATGATGGAGTTCTTTGAGAGCCTTGGAGTTGATATGGAGACATGTGACATGTCCTTCTCAGTGAGTTTAGATAAAGGACGGGGCTGTGAATGGGGTAGTCGAAATAGTTTCTCAAGCTTGTTTGCAGAAAAGAAGAACTTGTTCAACCCATACTTCTGGAAAATGCTTCAAGAAATCACCAAGTTTAAGCATGATTTGATCAG TTATCTTGAGGTGCTTGAGAGTAACCCAGACATTGATCGGAATGAAACCTTGGGGCAGTTTATTGAGTCACATCACTACTCTGAACTATTTCTGGAGGCTTACCTT ATTCCAATGTGTAGTGCAATCTTGTCGTGTCCTTCAGAAGGAGTTATAAGCTTCTCAGCTTTCTCAGTGCTTTCGGTTTGTCGCAATCATCATCTACTTCAG CTATTTGGCGGCCCACAATGGCTTACCATCAAATGGGGTTCACATTGTTATGTGAAGAAG GTGAAAGAAGTGTTGGAGAGTAAAGGGTGTCAGATAAGAACCGGCTGTGAGGTGCATAAAGTTTCCACAACTGATGAGG CAGGTTGCACTGTTTTTACTGGAGATGGTTTTGAGGAAATATACGATGGATGCATTATAGCTATCCAAGCCCCCGATGCCATGAGAATGTTAGGAGAACAGGCAACACCTGATGAACTGAGAATACTTGGCGCCTTCCAATATGTGTACTG TGATATTTTCCTTCATCGTGACAAAACTTTAATGCCCCGAAATCTAGCAGCATGGAGTGCATTAAACTATCTTGGAAGTACTGACAACAAAGTATGTTTGACATACTGGCTCAATCAGCTTCAG AACCTCGGTGAAACAAGTCAACCATATCTTGTGACACTCAATCCAGATCATACACCAAACCACACCTTGCTTAAGTGGTCAACAAGCCATCCAGTCCTATCTGTTGCTGCATTGAAAGCTTCGCTGGAGCTTCCTCATATTCAAGGAAAGAGAGGAATTTGGTATTGTGGAGCATACCAGG GTTATGGCTTCCATGAGGATGGGCTAAAG GCTGGAGTGGCTGTAGCACATGGTATGCTTGGAAAAGGCTGTGCCCTATTGGGAAACCCAAAACATATGGCTCTTTCATTGACGGAAACAGCAGCACGCCTATTTGTTACTAGATTTTTTAGACATTATATATCTACCGGATGTTTAGT CTTATTAGAAGAGGGAGGCACAATGTTCACCTTTGAGGGAAGCAGAAAGGACTGTTCTCTAAAATCCATTCTTAAAGTTCACAGTCCTCAGTTTTACTGGAAA gTAATGACACAGGCTGATCTAGGCATTGCAGATGCATATATCAGTGgtgatttttcttttgatgATAAAGACCGAGGTCTTCTAAATCTTTTTCTG CTTCTCATTGCCAATAGAGATTCTAATGCcttaaaatcaaacaagaaaag GGGATGGTGGCAGCCTTTGTTTATCACAGCCACTATAGCGTCAGCCAAATGTGTCTTTCAGCATGCTTTAAGGAAAAATAGTCTTACACAGGCTCGAAGGAACATATCTCGTCATTATGATCTG AGTAATGAACTATTCTCGCTGTTCTTGGGTGAAACGATGATGTACTCCACTGCAATATTTAAG ACAGAAGATGAGGATTTGAATACTGCACAGCTTAGGAAAATCtctattctcattgataag GCTAGAATCGATGAGAACCATGAGGTTCTAGATATTGGTTGTGGTTGGGGAACCTTTGCTATTGAAGCAGTCAAACAAACAGGCTGCAGATACACTGGCATCACTCTATCTGAGGAACAACTTAGATTTGctgaaaagaaagtgaaaaatgcTGGACTTCAG CACCGGATCAAGTTCCTTCTGTGTGACTACCGCCAATTGCCTTCTTACCACAAATATGACAGAATCATATCTTG TGAGATGCTAGAACATGTCGGCCATGAATTTATGGACGAGTTCTTTTCTTGCTGTGAGTCTGTACTGGCAAAAAATGGGCTTTTTATTCTTCAG TTCATATCTATGCCGGATGAATTCTATGATGAGTACCTACGAAGTTCAGGCTTCATGAAGGAATATATATTTCCTGGTGGGTGTCTACCGTCATTAAGTAGGGTAACATCAGCCATGGCCACTTCTTCTAGACTCTG TGTGGAGCACTTGGAAAACATTGGTATTCATTATTATCAAACACTAAGATGTTGGAGAAAGAATTTCTTAGAGAGACACAG
- the LOC112201163 gene encoding uncharacterized protein LOC112201163 isoform X1 — translation MKVAVIGSGISGLVSAYVLAKEGVEVVLYEKKDYLGGHARTITYDGVDLDLGLMVFNHVMYPNMMEFFESLGVDMETCDMSFSVSLDKGRGCEWGSRNSFSSLFAEKKNLFNPYFWKMLQEITKFKHDLISYLEVLESNPDIDRNETLGQFIESHHYSELFLEAYLIPMCSAILSCPSEGVISFSAFSVLSVCRNHHLLQFILQLFGGPQWLTIKWGSHCYVKKVKEVLESKGCQIRTGCEVHKVSTTDEAGCTVFTGDGFEEIYDGCIIAIQAPDAMRMLGEQATPDELRILGAFQYVYCDIFLHRDKTLMPRNLAAWSALNYLGSTDNKVCLTYWLNQLQNLGETSQPYLVTLNPDHTPNHTLLKWSTSHPVLSVAALKASLELPHIQGKRGIWYCGAYQGYGFHEDGLKAGVAVAHGMLGKGCALLGNPKHMALSLTETAARLFVTRFFRHYISTGCLVLLEEGGTMFTFEGSRKDCSLKSILKVHSPQFYWKVMTQADLGIADAYISGDFSFDDKDRGLLNLFLLLIANRDSNALKSNKKRGWWQPLFITATIASAKCVFQHALRKNSLTQARRNISRHYDLSNELFSLFLGETMMYSTAIFKTEDEDLNTAQLRKISILIDKARIDENHEVLDIGCGWGTFAIEAVKQTGCRYTGITLSEEQLRFAEKKVKNAGLQHRIKFLLCDYRQLPSYHKYDRIISCEMLEHVGHEFMDEFFSCCESVLAKNGLFILQFISMPDEFYDEYLRSSGFMKEYIFPGGCLPSLSRVTSAMATSSRLCVEHLENIGIHYYQTLRCWRKNFLERHSEILALGFNENFIRTWEYYFDYCAAGFKSHTLGDYQIVFSRPGNALTFNNPYKGFPSAY, via the exons ATGAAGGTGGCAGTGATTGGTTCTGGTATTAGTGGTTTGGTCTCAGCCTATGTTCTTGCAAAAGAAGGCGTTGAAGTGGTTCTATATGAGAAAAAAGACTACCTGGGTGGCCATGCCAGGACTATCACATATGATGGCGTTGATTTGGACCTTGGTCTCATGGTCTTCAATCAT GTGATGTATCCAAATATGATGGAGTTCTTTGAGAGCCTTGGAGTTGATATGGAGACATGTGACATGTCCTTCTCAGTGAGTTTAGATAAAGGACGGGGCTGTGAATGGGGTAGTCGAAATAGTTTCTCAAGCTTGTTTGCAGAAAAGAAGAACTTGTTCAACCCATACTTCTGGAAAATGCTTCAAGAAATCACCAAGTTTAAGCATGATTTGATCAG TTATCTTGAGGTGCTTGAGAGTAACCCAGACATTGATCGGAATGAAACCTTGGGGCAGTTTATTGAGTCACATCACTACTCTGAACTATTTCTGGAGGCTTACCTT ATTCCAATGTGTAGTGCAATCTTGTCGTGTCCTTCAGAAGGAGTTATAAGCTTCTCAGCTTTCTCAGTGCTTTCGGTTTGTCGCAATCATCATCTACTTCAG TTTATCTTGCAGCTATTTGGCGGCCCACAATGGCTTACCATCAAATGGGGTTCACATTGTTATGTGAAGAAG GTGAAAGAAGTGTTGGAGAGTAAAGGGTGTCAGATAAGAACCGGCTGTGAGGTGCATAAAGTTTCCACAACTGATGAGG CAGGTTGCACTGTTTTTACTGGAGATGGTTTTGAGGAAATATACGATGGATGCATTATAGCTATCCAAGCCCCCGATGCCATGAGAATGTTAGGAGAACAGGCAACACCTGATGAACTGAGAATACTTGGCGCCTTCCAATATGTGTACTG TGATATTTTCCTTCATCGTGACAAAACTTTAATGCCCCGAAATCTAGCAGCATGGAGTGCATTAAACTATCTTGGAAGTACTGACAACAAAGTATGTTTGACATACTGGCTCAATCAGCTTCAG AACCTCGGTGAAACAAGTCAACCATATCTTGTGACACTCAATCCAGATCATACACCAAACCACACCTTGCTTAAGTGGTCAACAAGCCATCCAGTCCTATCTGTTGCTGCATTGAAAGCTTCGCTGGAGCTTCCTCATATTCAAGGAAAGAGAGGAATTTGGTATTGTGGAGCATACCAGG GTTATGGCTTCCATGAGGATGGGCTAAAG GCTGGAGTGGCTGTAGCACATGGTATGCTTGGAAAAGGCTGTGCCCTATTGGGAAACCCAAAACATATGGCTCTTTCATTGACGGAAACAGCAGCACGCCTATTTGTTACTAGATTTTTTAGACATTATATATCTACCGGATGTTTAGT CTTATTAGAAGAGGGAGGCACAATGTTCACCTTTGAGGGAAGCAGAAAGGACTGTTCTCTAAAATCCATTCTTAAAGTTCACAGTCCTCAGTTTTACTGGAAA gTAATGACACAGGCTGATCTAGGCATTGCAGATGCATATATCAGTGgtgatttttcttttgatgATAAAGACCGAGGTCTTCTAAATCTTTTTCTG CTTCTCATTGCCAATAGAGATTCTAATGCcttaaaatcaaacaagaaaag GGGATGGTGGCAGCCTTTGTTTATCACAGCCACTATAGCGTCAGCCAAATGTGTCTTTCAGCATGCTTTAAGGAAAAATAGTCTTACACAGGCTCGAAGGAACATATCTCGTCATTATGATCTG AGTAATGAACTATTCTCGCTGTTCTTGGGTGAAACGATGATGTACTCCACTGCAATATTTAAG ACAGAAGATGAGGATTTGAATACTGCACAGCTTAGGAAAATCtctattctcattgataag GCTAGAATCGATGAGAACCATGAGGTTCTAGATATTGGTTGTGGTTGGGGAACCTTTGCTATTGAAGCAGTCAAACAAACAGGCTGCAGATACACTGGCATCACTCTATCTGAGGAACAACTTAGATTTGctgaaaagaaagtgaaaaatgcTGGACTTCAG CACCGGATCAAGTTCCTTCTGTGTGACTACCGCCAATTGCCTTCTTACCACAAATATGACAGAATCATATCTTG TGAGATGCTAGAACATGTCGGCCATGAATTTATGGACGAGTTCTTTTCTTGCTGTGAGTCTGTACTGGCAAAAAATGGGCTTTTTATTCTTCAG TTCATATCTATGCCGGATGAATTCTATGATGAGTACCTACGAAGTTCAGGCTTCATGAAGGAATATATATTTCCTGGTGGGTGTCTACCGTCATTAAGTAGGGTAACATCAGCCATGGCCACTTCTTCTAGACTCTG TGTGGAGCACTTGGAAAACATTGGTATTCATTATTATCAAACACTAAGATGTTGGAGAAAGAATTTCTTAGAGAGACACAG